One Nesterenkonia populi DNA window includes the following coding sequences:
- a CDS encoding methyltransferase domain-containing protein, translating to MRKPLAERDENLQELMDDPQCDPRRLDATFRRFGLVNRAVSGWDSIYASHVRPFLSSLQRPARVLDLGSGGGDVLRRLSQLVAKDRLTVEWTGADPDPRAHRAATRKGPAHVRFLCTDAETLRRSGETFDLVITNHVIHHIPSPELKSFAHASRMLASGLVLHNDIARSRLAYRLYAIGVTPVSPGTFLKTDGLRSIRRSYTAPELSSALADPWTVTSAAPFRVLAEAPGGA from the coding sequence ATGAGAAAGCCCCTGGCCGAGCGGGACGAAAACCTGCAGGAGCTCATGGATGACCCGCAGTGCGACCCGCGCCGCCTGGACGCCACATTCCGACGATTCGGCCTCGTCAACCGCGCCGTCTCCGGATGGGACAGCATCTACGCGTCACACGTGCGGCCGTTCCTGTCCAGCCTGCAGCGGCCCGCCCGCGTGCTGGACCTCGGCTCCGGCGGCGGTGACGTCCTCCGACGCCTCTCACAGCTGGTGGCCAAAGACCGCCTGACCGTCGAGTGGACCGGTGCTGACCCCGACCCGCGCGCCCACCGCGCCGCCACCAGGAAGGGACCGGCCCACGTGAGGTTCCTCTGCACAGATGCCGAGACCCTGCGCCGCAGCGGCGAAACCTTCGACCTGGTGATCACCAACCACGTCATCCACCACATCCCGTCACCTGAGCTGAAGAGCTTCGCCCACGCCTCCCGGATGCTCGCCTCCGGACTGGTGCTGCACAACGACATCGCCCGCAGCCGGCTCGCATACCGCCTCTACGCCATCGGGGTGACTCCCGTGAGCCCAGGAACCTTCCTGAAGACCGACGGGCTGCGCTCCATTCGGCGCAGCTACACGGCCCCCGAGCTCAGCAGCGCCCTGGCAGATCCGTGGACAGTCACATCTGCAGCCCCCTTCCGCGTGCTGGCAGAGGCCCCCGGCGGTGCCTGA
- a CDS encoding type III polyketide synthase, which yields MTARIVSIGTAVPGAAVPQEKLRAFFADQPDAAPLTRRLITAAFDAAAISSRHTVLPGLHGEADDIFTRDSGELLTPGTGTRNEMYRRQAPPLAREAAHSALQEARIGEADITHLITVSCTGFFAPGIDYHLIRDLGLPTSVERSHLGFMGCAAAIPALRQAAQITDSHPGAVVLIVSVELCSLHIRSSSDPEQIVAASVFADGAAAAVVTADTSRGRSGGLSMDHFATALTEEGEADMVWTIGDQGFDMRLSAEVPRIIGREIRAAVDRLVGSAEAPQTWAVHPGGRSVLDRVEKGLELSPDALQPSRAVLSDYGNMSSATILFILRRIMQDPAPRAPIAALAFGPGLTVESALLHTVT from the coding sequence ATGACTGCGCGCATCGTCTCCATCGGCACCGCCGTACCCGGCGCAGCCGTCCCCCAAGAGAAGCTGCGCGCCTTCTTCGCGGACCAGCCCGACGCAGCTCCCCTGACCCGGCGCCTGATCACCGCAGCCTTCGACGCCGCCGCCATCAGCAGCCGGCACACCGTCCTGCCCGGCCTGCACGGCGAAGCAGACGATATCTTCACCCGCGACAGCGGCGAGCTGCTCACCCCCGGCACCGGAACGCGCAACGAGATGTACCGCCGGCAGGCCCCGCCGCTGGCGCGAGAAGCCGCGCACAGCGCGCTGCAGGAAGCCCGCATCGGCGAAGCCGACATCACGCACCTGATCACCGTCTCCTGCACGGGCTTCTTCGCCCCCGGCATCGACTACCATCTGATCCGCGACCTGGGCCTGCCCACGTCCGTCGAGAGAAGCCATCTGGGCTTCATGGGCTGCGCGGCAGCCATCCCCGCCCTGCGCCAGGCCGCGCAGATCACCGACTCCCACCCCGGGGCGGTCGTGCTCATCGTCAGCGTCGAGCTCTGCTCCCTGCACATACGCAGCAGCAGCGACCCAGAACAGATCGTTGCCGCCTCCGTCTTCGCCGACGGAGCAGCCGCCGCCGTCGTCACCGCAGACACCAGCCGAGGACGCAGCGGCGGACTGTCGATGGACCATTTCGCCACAGCCCTCACCGAGGAGGGCGAGGCCGACATGGTCTGGACCATCGGCGACCAGGGCTTCGACATGAGGCTCTCAGCAGAGGTCCCCCGGATCATCGGCCGTGAAATACGCGCGGCAGTCGACAGGCTGGTCGGCTCCGCGGAGGCGCCGCAGACATGGGCCGTCCACCCCGGAGGCCGGAGCGTCCTGGACCGTGTCGAAAAGGGGCTCGAGCTCAGCCCCGATGCTCTGCAGCCCTCCCGTGCGGTGCTGAGCGACTACGGAAACATGTCCAGCGCCACCATTCTGTTCATCCTCCGGCGCATCATGCAGGACCCTGCCCCCCGAGCACCGATCGCCGCTCTCGCCTTCGGACCCGGGCTCACCGTGGAATCGGCGCTGCTGCACACGGTGACATGA
- a CDS encoding cation diffusion facilitator family transporter: MRTEQQALKLSLAGVLLVSALGIGFGLFSGSFAILFDGVFSLVDAVMSIVSITLAGLIAKSASHELSRRTHDRFTMGFWHFEPIVLAVNALLMMSVAAYALFQAISALLSGGRDVEFGPAVVYAAVVVVLTFVIGLIEHRANKKLDSALVAIDVKGWIMAGGVTSALLIAFLIGALIQGTDAEWLMPYIDPAVLGVVALILLPVPFSTLRRAVAEISLVTPPELKRQAEAAAGGVAESCGFLDYRVYAAQQGRARTIDVVYYVPEGKGMRSLEEWDSIRDETRAQLNGDDPHSWITVSFTTKTPPPQPRG; the protein is encoded by the coding sequence ATGCGCACAGAGCAGCAGGCCCTGAAGCTCTCTCTTGCGGGGGTTCTGCTCGTCTCAGCATTGGGCATCGGGTTCGGCCTGTTCTCCGGCTCGTTCGCGATCCTGTTCGACGGTGTCTTCTCCTTGGTCGACGCCGTGATGTCGATCGTCTCGATCACGCTGGCTGGACTGATTGCCAAGTCGGCGTCCCATGAGCTGTCGAGACGAACCCATGATCGTTTCACCATGGGCTTCTGGCACTTTGAGCCCATCGTGCTGGCCGTCAACGCTCTGCTGATGATGTCGGTGGCCGCCTACGCGCTCTTCCAGGCGATCTCGGCGCTGCTGAGCGGCGGGCGCGATGTGGAGTTCGGCCCGGCCGTCGTCTACGCCGCGGTGGTGGTGGTGCTCACATTCGTCATCGGGCTCATTGAGCACCGCGCGAACAAGAAGCTCGATTCTGCCCTGGTCGCCATTGATGTGAAGGGCTGGATCATGGCAGGCGGAGTGACCAGCGCCCTGCTGATCGCGTTCCTGATCGGCGCGCTCATCCAGGGCACTGACGCGGAGTGGCTCATGCCCTACATCGACCCGGCAGTCCTAGGGGTTGTGGCGCTGATTCTTCTGCCGGTGCCCTTCTCGACGCTGCGCAGAGCCGTCGCGGAGATCTCGTTGGTGACGCCGCCGGAGCTGAAGAGGCAGGCAGAGGCCGCCGCCGGCGGCGTCGCAGAGTCCTGCGGATTCCTGGACTACCGGGTCTACGCCGCTCAGCAGGGGCGCGCTCGCACCATCGATGTCGTCTACTACGTTCCGGAGGGCAAAGGCATGCGATCCCTGGAGGAATGGGACAGCATCCGGGATGAGACCAGGGCGCAGCTGAACGGCGATGATCCGCACAGCTGGATCACTGTCTCCTTCACCACCAAGACGCCCCCGCCGCAGCCACGGGGCTAG
- a CDS encoding NAD(P)H-binding protein produces MSKIIIIGGHGRVALRLATQLAKRGDEVTGVFRNPDHESEVAETGAQAQLGDIESMDFQEITELLRGQDAVVWAAGAGGGSAQRTYAVDRDAAIRTMDAAQAAGVNRFVLVSYLRARPGHGVAPDEAFYPYIEAKKAAEEHLRATELDYTILAPDYLTSDAPTGMIDLILFPAQETYVSRGDAAAVAATVLAQTSAQRRTISFRSGDTPIAEAISD; encoded by the coding sequence ATGTCGAAGATCATCATCATTGGAGGACACGGAAGGGTGGCGCTCCGGCTGGCGACTCAGCTGGCGAAGCGCGGCGACGAGGTCACCGGCGTGTTCCGCAATCCCGATCACGAATCCGAGGTCGCTGAGACGGGCGCGCAGGCTCAGCTGGGCGACATTGAGAGCATGGATTTTCAAGAGATCACCGAGCTGCTCCGCGGGCAGGACGCCGTCGTCTGGGCTGCAGGAGCCGGCGGCGGCAGTGCACAGCGCACGTATGCCGTCGATCGCGACGCGGCGATCCGGACCATGGACGCCGCTCAGGCCGCGGGTGTGAACCGTTTTGTTCTGGTCTCCTACCTGCGTGCTCGGCCCGGACACGGAGTCGCCCCGGACGAGGCGTTCTATCCCTATATTGAGGCCAAGAAGGCTGCTGAGGAGCACCTCCGCGCCACCGAGCTGGACTATACGATCCTGGCTCCGGACTACCTCACCTCAGACGCGCCCACTGGAATGATCGACCTCATCCTCTTCCCTGCCCAGGAGACCTATGTATCGCGTGGGGACGCAGCGGCCGTTGCGGCCACCGTGCTGGCCCAGACATCGGCTCAGCGGCGTACGATCAGCTTCCGCAGCGGTGATACCCCGATCGCCGAGGCAATCAGTGATTGA
- a CDS encoding LLM class flavin-dependent oxidoreductase: protein MPVRTVNELPVSILDLATISEGTTPGAALRSTLDLAERADQWGYHRYWVAEHHNMAPIASAATSVLIGLIAERTRKLRVGSGGIMLPNHSPLIIAEQFGTLESLYPGRIDLGLGRAPGTDGRTAQALRRSASDDFQGMVDELRSYFTPERTGQRPQVQAIPAVGQDPLVWLLGSSDFSAGLAAQLGLPFSFAGHFSPGFTFPAIDTYRKNFQPSEVLSEPYVTLGLNLSVAETDGEARLQFSSTEQHFLALGRGRPVEIQPPREMTQQEVRAVHSSVSGAVVGSPATVKEQLGSLLDTAEIDEVMFTSYIYEHEDRLRSYELLKEVVDGA, encoded by the coding sequence GTGCCTGTCAGAACAGTGAACGAGCTTCCCGTCTCAATCTTGGATTTGGCGACGATCAGCGAAGGGACGACGCCGGGAGCCGCCCTCCGCAGCACACTCGACCTGGCCGAACGAGCCGATCAGTGGGGGTACCACCGCTACTGGGTCGCCGAGCATCACAACATGGCACCGATCGCCAGTGCCGCGACTTCCGTGCTGATCGGCCTGATCGCCGAGCGCACCAGAAAGCTCCGTGTTGGATCCGGCGGGATCATGCTCCCCAATCATTCCCCGCTGATCATCGCTGAACAGTTCGGCACCCTTGAGTCCCTCTATCCAGGGCGGATCGATCTCGGCTTGGGCCGCGCCCCCGGAACCGACGGGAGAACCGCCCAGGCTCTTCGTCGCTCCGCCTCGGACGATTTCCAAGGCATGGTCGACGAACTGCGCAGCTACTTCACTCCGGAACGCACCGGCCAACGTCCTCAGGTCCAGGCCATTCCAGCTGTCGGCCAGGATCCGCTGGTGTGGCTGCTGGGCTCCAGCGACTTCAGCGCCGGGCTGGCTGCTCAGCTCGGTCTGCCGTTCTCATTTGCGGGCCACTTCTCTCCTGGGTTCACCTTTCCGGCGATCGATACGTATCGCAAGAACTTTCAGCCCTCCGAGGTGCTCTCTGAGCCTTATGTCACGCTCGGCCTGAACCTTTCGGTCGCTGAGACGGACGGCGAGGCCAGGCTCCAGTTCTCCTCCACCGAGCAGCATTTCCTTGCTCTGGGACGCGGCCGTCCGGTGGAGATTCAGCCTCCCCGCGAGATGACGCAGCAGGAGGTGAGGGCTGTGCACAGCTCAGTCTCTGGTGCCGTCGTGGGTTCGCCGGCAACCGTCAAAGAGCAGTTGGGCAGTCTGTTGGACACCGCCGAGATCGACGAGGTCATGTTCACCTCTTACATCTACGAGCATGAAGACCGGCTGAGGTCCTACGAACTCCTCAAGGAGGTCGTCGATGGCGCGTAG
- a CDS encoding ArsR/SmtB family transcription factor, with product MAGQVEVFKALANETRLDILRWLRVPGEHFPAPAMHAPDHVRENGGVCVRDIQEKADMSQSTVSHYLHVLQRAGLVLSERHGQWTYYRRNEERLREVADFIEGEL from the coding sequence ATGGCTGGTCAAGTAGAGGTCTTCAAGGCGCTGGCAAATGAAACCCGTCTGGACATACTCCGCTGGCTCAGAGTTCCAGGGGAGCACTTTCCGGCGCCCGCGATGCACGCCCCGGACCACGTGCGGGAGAACGGCGGGGTCTGCGTGCGCGACATTCAGGAGAAGGCGGACATGTCTCAGTCGACCGTCTCGCACTACCTGCATGTCCTCCAGCGTGCGGGCCTCGTCCTGTCTGAGCGCCACGGCCAGTGGACCTATTACCGGCGCAATGAGGAGAGGCTGCGCGAGGTCGCAGACTTCATAGAGGGAGAGCTCTAG
- a CDS encoding NAD-dependent succinate-semialdehyde dehydrogenase, whose amino-acid sequence MSTFAVINPNTGKTEETFDSVSAEQIPSIIDEADRAFQTWRSTPVSERASVLRSAAEIIENRVDELASVIGREMGKPHQQGVAEAKKVAYTLRWYADSGPSFLEPTELPEAQGAERTYVKHDPLGVLLGIMPWNFPYNQIARFAVPNLLVGNAVLMKQAAICPVSSQTFQEILEEAGLPRGVYTNIYLNSSDAEKVLEDFRVKGVSLTGSEAAGASVAGIAAKHLKKSVLELGGNDPAVVLDTDDVSALAQKLVTLRLTNAGQVCTSPKRLIVVEDLYEDFVAAAKEAVENTAVGPADDPSTDMGPLSSEGARDEVVERVQQAAKDGATLHTGGEKLDRDGWFMSPALLTDIDLDSDLGCNELFGPAVMVFKAHDEAEALQIANSTQYGLMASVWTQDMERGQRFAEQIEAGMTFVNTHMDSSPEFPFGGINNSGYGRENAQWALREFTNERLVRLAAHPTGE is encoded by the coding sequence ATGAGCACTTTCGCAGTCATCAACCCGAACACCGGCAAGACTGAAGAGACCTTCGACTCGGTGTCAGCCGAGCAGATCCCTTCCATCATCGACGAGGCAGACCGCGCCTTCCAGACATGGCGCTCCACGCCTGTCTCCGAGAGGGCCTCCGTCCTCAGATCGGCAGCGGAGATCATCGAGAACCGTGTGGATGAGCTCGCGAGCGTCATCGGTCGCGAGATGGGCAAACCGCACCAGCAGGGCGTGGCTGAGGCGAAGAAGGTCGCCTACACGCTGCGGTGGTATGCGGACAGCGGCCCATCATTCCTGGAGCCGACGGAGCTCCCCGAGGCGCAGGGCGCTGAGCGAACCTATGTGAAGCACGATCCGCTCGGCGTGCTGCTGGGCATCATGCCCTGGAACTTCCCCTACAACCAGATCGCCCGGTTCGCGGTGCCCAACCTGCTGGTCGGCAATGCGGTGCTGATGAAGCAGGCGGCGATCTGCCCGGTCTCGTCCCAGACCTTCCAGGAGATCCTCGAGGAGGCTGGGCTGCCCCGAGGCGTCTACACCAACATCTACCTCAACAGCAGCGACGCCGAGAAGGTCCTGGAGGACTTCCGGGTCAAAGGCGTATCCCTCACCGGCTCTGAGGCCGCCGGCGCATCGGTGGCCGGCATTGCGGCCAAGCACCTGAAGAAGTCGGTCCTGGAGCTGGGCGGCAATGACCCCGCCGTCGTGCTGGACACTGACGACGTCTCCGCATTGGCTCAGAAGCTGGTCACCCTGCGGCTGACCAACGCGGGTCAGGTCTGCACCTCACCCAAACGGCTCATCGTGGTTGAGGACCTCTACGAGGACTTCGTCGCCGCCGCCAAGGAGGCCGTGGAGAACACCGCCGTGGGACCTGCCGATGATCCCAGCACCGACATGGGGCCGCTGTCCTCCGAGGGTGCGCGCGACGAGGTGGTGGAGCGTGTCCAGCAGGCCGCAAAGGACGGGGCCACCCTGCACACCGGCGGCGAGAAGCTGGACCGTGACGGCTGGTTCATGTCACCGGCTCTGCTGACTGACATCGACCTCGACAGCGACCTGGGCTGCAACGAGCTCTTCGGCCCCGCCGTCATGGTGTTCAAGGCCCATGACGAGGCGGAGGCTCTGCAGATCGCCAACAGCACCCAGTACGGGCTGATGGCCTCCGTGTGGACCCAGGACATGGAGCGCGGCCAGCGGTTCGCCGAGCAGATCGAGGCTGGCATGACGTTCGTGAACACGCACATGGACTCCAGCCCCGAGTTCCCGTTCGGCGGCATCAACAACTCCGGCTACGGCCGGGAGAACGCCCAGTGGGCGCTGCGCGAGTTCACCAACGAGCGGCTCGTACGGTTGGCCGCTCACCCCACCGGCGAGTGA
- a CDS encoding ABC transporter substrate-binding protein: MNRSPISPRHRMWSSAAAFAALASLALTSCAAEGSEQDEVSEDQAEGIEEAQTVEHAMGSTEIPDQPERVVVLEINLLDTAMALGVVPAGAALIVNTDELPDYLGEDVQDIASVGSITEPSLEQIADLDPDLILGAKSRHEDLYDTFSDIAPTVFVESPGGDWRSSIRTVGEALGVPDTADALLADYDERTAEVKEDMDLAGLTAQVIRPREAGAVRLYGPDTFTGDVLSDLGFEIPEQDWEDNGILEISSENVGDLAADRVFVSSDPTTPDLPDWTMDLLEGTDSEIHHVDHEVWIAGVGPLGAQEIIAEVEEILSQP; the protein is encoded by the coding sequence GTGAACCGCTCACCCATCTCGCCGCGCCACCGCATGTGGTCCAGTGCTGCAGCCTTCGCTGCGCTCGCCTCGCTTGCGCTGACGAGTTGCGCCGCCGAGGGCTCTGAACAGGATGAGGTGAGTGAGGATCAGGCCGAAGGGATCGAGGAAGCGCAGACGGTCGAGCATGCCATGGGCTCCACCGAAATCCCCGACCAGCCAGAACGCGTGGTCGTGCTGGAGATCAACCTCCTGGATACGGCCATGGCGCTCGGGGTCGTTCCCGCCGGTGCAGCACTCATCGTCAATACGGATGAGCTTCCCGACTATCTGGGCGAAGACGTTCAGGACATCGCCAGCGTGGGCAGCATCACCGAACCTTCACTGGAGCAGATCGCCGACCTCGATCCGGATCTCATTCTCGGTGCCAAATCCCGTCATGAGGACCTCTATGACACCTTCAGTGATATCGCGCCCACGGTGTTCGTCGAGTCTCCGGGAGGAGACTGGCGCAGCAGCATCCGCACCGTCGGGGAAGCCTTGGGGGTTCCCGACACCGCCGATGCGCTGCTGGCCGACTATGACGAGCGCACCGCTGAGGTGAAGGAGGACATGGATCTGGCAGGTCTGACAGCCCAGGTCATCCGGCCACGAGAGGCCGGAGCAGTACGCCTCTACGGTCCCGACACCTTTACCGGCGATGTTCTGTCCGATCTCGGCTTCGAGATACCCGAGCAGGACTGGGAGGACAACGGCATCCTGGAGATCTCCTCGGAGAATGTCGGTGACCTCGCCGCAGACCGGGTGTTCGTGTCATCGGACCCCACCACTCCGGACCTGCCGGACTGGACCATGGACCTGTTGGAAGGGACTGACAGCGAGATCCATCACGTCGATCACGAAGTCTGGATTGCCGGCGTCGGCCCACTGGGGGCGCAGGAGATCATCGCCGAAGTCGAGGAGATCCTCAGCCAGCCTTAG